The genomic stretch TTTCCTTGGGCTTCTGCCTTTCCAAGGTTTGCGTGAGCTGCCCGCGTTACCGTATCGTCGTCCGCTGCCACCACCGGTAGGAGGTGCTTGGACGACCTTTGCGGTTACAGCTTTGCCGTTAACTTTGAAATGCTGAAAGGCACCTAATATCTGCGAGATGAAGCGGCTGTCCCCCTCGATGGTCGCTGTGTTGCGCATGATTTCTATCTTGCCCACCTTGATGCGACCGCCGCCCGGAGCGGCATTGATCGTGCTGATCAGGTTTTCCGGCAAAATACCGTTGCGCCGTCCGACATTGAGGTGAACGCGAGTGAAATTATTGTTTCCCTGCGTATTTCTTGTATTCTTTTGAAAACTGCTTGGTCGATCTTTGCCGCTGACCTGTTGGTTAAGATCAGGGGCATTTTTATAATATTTCAGGAATCGATTGAACTCCAGGGATATAAATTTTTTGATCAGTTGCTCTCGATCCAAATGCGCAAGTTGCTGCTCAATATCCGCGTACAGGGGATCAATCTGCTCATGATCCACCTCGGTATTGCTGATAACCTCCATCAGGCTGTGCAGCTGCTTGGTGCAGATCTCTTTACCCGTAGGGATCTGGGCCTTTTTGAATTTTTTATTGATCTTCTGCTCAATATGTCTGATCCGATGGCGTTCTCGCATGTCAACCAGAGCGATGGAGGTGCCGTTGCTCCCGGCCCGCCCGGTACGCCCGCTGCGATGGGTATAGCCAGCAATATCATCAGGCAGGCTGTAGTTGATAACATGGGTCAGGTCGTTGACATCCAGGCCACGGGCCGCGACATCAGTGGCCACTAACAATTGCAGGTGTTTTTTACGGAATTTATCCATAACCAGATCCCGCTGAGCCTGGCTCAATTCTCCGTGCAGGGAATCGGCCCGGTAGCCGTCCTGAATCAGCTTGTCCGCCACTTCCTGGGTATCTCTTCTGGTTCGGCAGAAAATAATGGAGAAGTTGTCCGGGTTATTATCTACAATCCGTTTTAAGGCGGGATAGCGATCCCTGCCGTTGATCAGGTAATATTCATGGGTGACAGTTTCAGCACCGGCATTCTTTTTTCCCATGGTGATTTCCACGGGATTGGTCATATATCGGCTCGCGATATTGGCAACCTCCCTGGACATGGTGGCTGAAAACAACAGAGTGTTTTTTTCTTTCGGGGTTTCGGCGAGGATAGCGTTGAGTTCATCCTGGAAACCCATTTGCAGCATTTCATCGGCCTCGTCAAAGACTGCATAGCGGACACCGGAGATATCTACCTTGCCCCGTCGAATCAGGTCGCGCAGGCGTCCCGGTGTGGCAACAATAATCTGCACACCTTTCCGGAGCTCGCGCATCTGCTGCTCAATGCTCGCTCCGCCGTAGATCGCCAATACTTTTATTCCTTGAGTGAAACGAGAAAAGCTCTCAAGATCTCTCGACACCTGCATACAGAGTTCCCGGGTCGGGCAGAGGATCAGGCCTTGGGTTCGTTTATCCTTGGCGTCGATCAGATGGATCAACGGCAAACCAAAGGCTGCGGTTTTGCCGGTTCCGGTCTGGGCCAGGCTGACGATATCGATCTCTTGCTCCAGCATCAGCGGGATAACCTTGACCTGTACCGGGGTTGGTTCTTTGAATCCTAGGGCGTCAAGAGCCTGAAGGAGTTCATCATTCAGGCCGAGGTCTGTAAATGTGGTCATAATCTCTATTCTCTGTTAAGTAAATACGGTGTCAGGAAGTCTCCCCGGACTGTCGGACGAACCCCCGAACCGCTATGGGGCGAAGAATGGCGGATGTATCGATTGTATCGAATGTATACGCCGTAACAGGAGAGACTAATAAATAATGAGTGAATAATGAGCCACAACCTACTCTGTATTGACAAGAAAAAAAACCGTTTTCTGCGGACTAAAATGTTTTTAAACATATTTTTCGGCTCAGGAAACCAATGCCGTTTTGATACATGCCTTCAATGAATAACGAATTACAGCTGGCAAACGATTTTGTCCGCCGCACTGACCGCAATATTTTTTTGACTGGCAAGGCGGGCACCGGAAAAACTACCTTTTTGCATAATTTGGAAAGGGATTCGGCCAAGCGGATGATTATCACCGCACCCACCGGCGTTGCGGCGATCAATGCTGGCGGTGTGACCTTGCATTCTTTTTTCCAGTTGCCCTTTGGCCCCTTTGTGCCGGGCAGCGAGGCATACGAGCGCACCCAGCAGCATCAGTTCCGTTTCAGTAAGGAGAAGAAAAAAATCATCAAGAGCCTTGATCTGTTGGTGATTGATGAAATAAGCATGGTTCGGGCCGACCTCTTGGATGCCGTGGATGAGGCCCTGCGTCATCATCGCCGCAACAGCCTGCCCTTTGGTGGTGTGCAGGTGCTGATGATTGGCGATCTGCATCAGCTGGCCCCGGTGGCGAAACGCAATGAATGGCAGCTGCTAGAGAGCCATTACGCTTCCATCTATTTTTTTAGCAGCAAGGTGCTTACCCGAACCGAGCTGGTCACCATTGAGCTACAACATATTTATCGCCAGTCCGATGCCGGTTTTATTCAACTCCTGAACCGGGTGCGCAATAACCGGCTTGATCAGGCCACCATCCGTGAGCTGAACCAACGGTATCTCCCGGAATTTGATCCAGGGGAGGATGCCGGATACATCACTCTGACCACCCATAATCGTAACGCCGATGCCTTGAACAGCAATCGGCTGGCAGAGCTTGACGCAAAGGAATTCTGCTTTGATGCGGATATTTCCGGTGATTTTCCGGAACACACCTCTCCGGCTCCGGCAGATCTGCGTCTGAAAAGGGGAGCGCAGGTGATGTTTGTCCGTAATGATCCTTCTGCGGAAAAACAGTATTATAATGGAAAGATCGGTCGGGTAAGTAGAATCAATGCAACGGAAATCATCGTGCTCTGCCCTGGTGATGACCTGGAAATTGCGGTGCAGCCCATTGTCTGGGAAAATATCAAATACACCCTGAATCAGGAAAACGGGGAGATTGAAGAAGAGGTTGTCGGCAAATTTGAACAATATCCCCTGAAAACAGCCTGGGCCATCACTATCCATAAAAGCCAGGGCCTAACCTTTGCTAAGGCGATCATTGATGCGCAGGCCGCCTTTGCGCACGGGCAGGTGTATGTGGCCCTGAGCCGCTGCAAGACCTTTGAAGGGATGGTGCTCAGTTCGCCCATCTCGGACAGCGGTGTTGCCACGGATACGGCGGTCTTAGGGTTTGCCAAGCAGGCTCGGAACAATCCTCCTTCTGAAGAAAAGCTCCAGAAGGCCAAAATCGGTTTTCAGCA from Candidatus Electrothrix communis encodes the following:
- a CDS encoding DEAD/DEAH box helicase; translation: MTTFTDLGLNDELLQALDALGFKEPTPVQVKVIPLMLEQEIDIVSLAQTGTGKTAAFGLPLIHLIDAKDKRTQGLILCPTRELCMQVSRDLESFSRFTQGIKVLAIYGGASIEQQMRELRKGVQIIVATPGRLRDLIRRGKVDISGVRYAVFDEADEMLQMGFQDELNAILAETPKEKNTLLFSATMSREVANIASRYMTNPVEITMGKKNAGAETVTHEYYLINGRDRYPALKRIVDNNPDNFSIIFCRTRRDTQEVADKLIQDGYRADSLHGELSQAQRDLVMDKFRKKHLQLLVATDVAARGLDVNDLTHVINYSLPDDIAGYTHRSGRTGRAGSNGTSIALVDMRERHRIRHIEQKINKKFKKAQIPTGKEICTKQLHSLMEVISNTEVDHEQIDPLYADIEQQLAHLDREQLIKKFISLEFNRFLKYYKNAPDLNQQVSGKDRPSSFQKNTRNTQGNNNFTRVHLNVGRRNGILPENLISTINAAPGGGRIKVGKIEIMRNTATIEGDSRFISQILGAFQHFKVNGKAVTAKVVQAPPTGGGSGRRYGNAGSSRKPWKGRSPRK
- a CDS encoding HRDC domain-containing protein, yielding MNNELQLANDFVRRTDRNIFLTGKAGTGKTTFLHNLERDSAKRMIITAPTGVAAINAGGVTLHSFFQLPFGPFVPGSEAYERTQQHQFRFSKEKKKIIKSLDLLVIDEISMVRADLLDAVDEALRHHRRNSLPFGGVQVLMIGDLHQLAPVAKRNEWQLLESHYASIYFFSSKVLTRTELVTIELQHIYRQSDAGFIQLLNRVRNNRLDQATIRELNQRYLPEFDPGEDAGYITLTTHNRNADALNSNRLAELDAKEFCFDADISGDFPEHTSPAPADLRLKRGAQVMFVRNDPSAEKQYYNGKIGRVSRINATEIIVLCPGDDLEIAVQPIVWENIKYTLNQENGEIEEEVVGKFEQYPLKTAWAITIHKSQGLTFAKAIIDAQAAFAHGQVYVALSRCKTFEGMVLSSPISDSGVATDTAVLGFAKQARNNPPSEEKLQKAKIGFQQKLLIKCFDFKQLRDRLGYLVHLLRGNDRLVQVTGVGVADLEVLEEQAVQDIFLISENFRNQLHDIFAAGELPESDAHIQERACKASGWFQEKFNLIFADSIPKLHIDTDNKELGKKINNVLNNLKLDLAVKLAGVRSCEQGFSPSKYLRAVSTAEINFVPEKAKKSQMPEYSEADVEHPELFKALKAWRTKKAKKLDLAHFQILHQRTLIQIAVALPDNLVDLKKIHGVGKMTVQKYGEDLVGLVAEYRDRE